Proteins from a genomic interval of Oceanispirochaeta crateris:
- the lon gene encoding endopeptidase La, protein MNELLNIPKELPLVPMKGSILFPEGLSTVRISGLKEDEAAFGDENPNGLAAAVSLKKNFDLTEMEKDDFFTVGTLSFIENAEHKNGELHLKLRGVQRIKINHIEKRNKLFYAQIETLNDIDDMNVSSRESMLKGMKDLAKDIASYFEGTEAAIQQLDIILHPGPLMYNIIPYLNISRAEKQELLEISSLKDRGLKVLDYMATQKESFKLQAEIAGKMTEKASKSYRENVLREQLKVIQKELNESEDESEEGFKAKIDKSDMPEEVRKVALKELEKLEQQPPNGPETRIIQNYLELLVDLPWASEDSGEIDLKTAKTILDQQHYGLEKVKKRIIQHLAVMKLKDEKKGSILLLVGPPGTGKTSLGKSIAEALNRKYVRASLGGMRDEAEIRGHRRTYIGALPGRIIQGMKKAGTRNPVFVLDEVDKLMQSFSGDPAGALLEVLDPEQNNSFSDHYLEVPYDLSDVFFVATANTVESIPAPLLDRMEVISLSGYTNPEKFHIGQNHLIPSVLEDHGLSKEQVVIEEDALMEVIENYTREAGVRGLKRKIAQLARVVSEKVVSEESDLPIHIKKEDVDEFLDKQKVRHEQIGKMNPPGVVTGMAWTPVGGEILFVESTNMPGSGGLTITGQLGDVMKESARISLSLIRSRLSLYTSHFAFKEQDIHIHVPSGAVPKDGPSAGVTLMTSLASLITGTPVNPSLAMTGEVTLRGAVMPVGGVKEKVLAAHRAGIRKIILPAENVKDLDELPNDIREDLKVVPAVDIRDVLREALGLEVPDIERTESLRINTPESKEGTAKSAEG, encoded by the coding sequence ATGAATGAATTATTAAATATACCCAAAGAACTTCCACTTGTTCCTATGAAAGGGTCCATACTCTTTCCTGAAGGTTTAAGTACTGTCCGTATCAGCGGACTCAAAGAAGATGAAGCTGCTTTTGGAGACGAAAACCCCAATGGCCTCGCGGCGGCGGTTTCTCTCAAGAAAAATTTCGATCTCACAGAGATGGAAAAAGATGACTTTTTTACAGTTGGAACTCTTTCATTTATAGAAAATGCAGAACACAAGAACGGAGAACTTCACCTCAAACTCAGAGGAGTTCAGAGGATTAAGATCAATCATATTGAAAAAAGAAATAAACTCTTTTATGCACAGATAGAAACTCTGAACGACATTGATGATATGAATGTTAGTAGCAGGGAATCCATGCTGAAGGGTATGAAAGACCTGGCGAAAGACATTGCTTCCTATTTTGAAGGGACAGAAGCGGCTATCCAACAACTGGATATCATCCTTCATCCAGGTCCTCTGATGTATAATATTATCCCTTACCTGAATATATCCCGGGCGGAAAAACAGGAATTACTGGAAATATCATCCCTGAAAGACCGTGGTCTAAAAGTTTTAGACTATATGGCAACACAAAAAGAATCGTTTAAACTCCAGGCGGAAATTGCCGGTAAAATGACCGAAAAAGCGAGCAAGAGCTACAGAGAGAATGTTCTGAGAGAACAACTCAAGGTCATACAGAAAGAACTGAACGAATCGGAAGATGAATCAGAAGAAGGTTTCAAAGCAAAAATTGACAAATCGGATATGCCCGAAGAAGTCAGAAAAGTAGCCTTGAAAGAGCTTGAAAAATTGGAGCAGCAACCGCCCAACGGTCCTGAAACCAGGATCATCCAGAATTACCTCGAACTATTGGTAGACCTTCCCTGGGCAAGTGAAGACTCGGGAGAGATTGATCTTAAAACAGCCAAAACCATTTTGGACCAACAGCATTATGGCCTGGAGAAAGTAAAAAAACGGATCATTCAACACCTGGCCGTAATGAAGTTAAAAGATGAGAAAAAAGGGTCGATCCTCCTTCTTGTAGGACCTCCAGGAACGGGTAAAACAAGTCTTGGAAAAAGCATTGCCGAGGCTCTGAACAGAAAATACGTCAGAGCCAGCCTGGGCGGTATGAGAGACGAAGCCGAGATCAGGGGACACAGGCGTACATACATTGGAGCCCTCCCCGGAAGAATCATCCAGGGTATGAAAAAAGCCGGAACAAGAAATCCAGTATTTGTCCTAGACGAAGTGGACAAACTCATGCAGTCCTTTAGCGGAGACCCTGCGGGAGCCCTGCTGGAAGTCCTGGACCCCGAACAGAACAACAGTTTTTCAGACCATTACCTTGAAGTTCCCTATGATCTGTCTGACGTCTTTTTTGTGGCTACAGCGAATACAGTCGAGTCAATTCCAGCTCCTCTCCTTGATAGAATGGAAGTCATATCCCTCTCCGGGTACACAAACCCTGAAAAATTTCACATTGGACAAAACCATTTGATCCCCTCCGTTTTAGAAGATCACGGCCTGTCCAAAGAGCAGGTAGTCATAGAAGAAGACGCCCTCATGGAAGTCATTGAGAATTACACCCGAGAAGCCGGTGTGAGAGGTCTTAAGAGAAAAATAGCCCAGTTGGCGCGAGTCGTCTCAGAAAAGGTGGTATCCGAGGAATCGGATCTGCCTATCCATATTAAAAAAGAAGATGTGGATGAGTTCCTGGACAAGCAGAAAGTACGTCATGAGCAGATTGGAAAGATGAATCCTCCCGGTGTTGTGACTGGCATGGCCTGGACTCCCGTGGGAGGCGAAATCCTTTTTGTCGAATCTACGAATATGCCCGGGTCGGGGGGATTAACCATCACCGGCCAGCTGGGAGACGTTATGAAAGAATCAGCCAGAATATCACTGAGCCTGATCCGGTCACGCCTTTCACTGTACACCAGTCACTTTGCCTTCAAGGAACAGGACATCCATATACATGTTCCATCCGGGGCAGTTCCAAAGGATGGTCCCTCTGCAGGAGTGACTCTTATGACATCCCTGGCTTCACTCATTACTGGAACACCTGTCAACCCCTCATTGGCCATGACAGGCGAAGTTACCCTGAGAGGAGCCGTGATGCCTGTTGGCGGTGTCAAAGAAAAAGTGCTGGCAGCACACAGAGCTGGTATCAGAAAAATCATCCTTCCAGCGGAAAATGTGAAGGACCTGGATGAACTTCCCAATGACATAAGAGAAGATTTAAAGGTTGTTCCGGCGGTTGACATTAGAGACGTTCTCAGGGAAGCCCTGGGGCTGGAGGTACCCGATATTGAGAGAACTGAAAGCTTAAGGATTAACACTCCTGAATCGAAGGAAGGTACTGCGAAATCAGCTGAAGGTTGA
- a CDS encoding helix-turn-helix domain-containing protein — protein MERPEYRFGEKIKKVRESQSITLKYLAEEMKVSVSLLSQIENNKVSPSIDTLLGLADILDIDPEYLFRDFRKKRKVRIVRSNERNRLSLGSVQYELLNSPVSPDKDLALETLELTIAPGGEKGSDQYGHPGHEMGIVLSGKGELQYGTESYSLNEGDSLSFSSAVPHRLINRGDDPFKAIWIITPPRLFS, from the coding sequence ATGGAACGTCCTGAGTACAGGTTCGGAGAGAAAATTAAAAAAGTCAGGGAAAGCCAATCGATAACTCTGAAGTATCTGGCTGAAGAAATGAAGGTCAGCGTCAGTCTGCTATCACAGATTGAGAACAATAAGGTTTCCCCGTCTATAGATACACTCCTCGGCCTTGCTGACATCCTGGATATTGATCCGGAATATCTATTCAGGGATTTTAGAAAGAAAAGAAAAGTAAGGATTGTCCGGAGCAATGAAAGGAATCGCCTCTCTCTGGGATCTGTCCAGTATGAACTGCTCAATTCTCCCGTATCGCCGGATAAGGATCTGGCCCTGGAAACCCTCGAATTGACCATAGCACCCGGCGGTGAAAAAGGCAGCGACCAATACGGACATCCCGGCCATGAAATGGGGATAGTGCTCAGCGGCAAGGGCGAGTTGCAATATGGAACTGAAAGCTACAGCTTGAATGAAGGAGACAGTCTCTCTTTCTCTTCCGCCGTACCCCATAGATTGATAAACAGGGGAGATGACCCTTTTAAGGCCATTTGGATTATAACCCCACCCCGCTTATTCAGTTAA
- a CDS encoding 3-isopropylmalate dehydratase large subunit — protein MGKTIAEKIFDAHKVESPEEGIFVLNLDRVFCHEITTPIAINDLVSRGKDRVFDPEKIKAVIDHVTPAKDSKTAEQGKIMRDWAARQGIKDFFDIGQNGVCHAIFPEKGFVRPGYTVIMGDSHTCTHGAFGAFAAGVGTTDLEVGILKGVCSFKTPESIRINVSGSLKQGVYAKDVILYIIGKIGVNGATNKVIEFTGPVIDRFSMEERMTICNMAVEAGGTCGICTPDMTTVNYLWKFIEDDFDSKEAALKDYSQWASDSDAHYSDVIELDVTDLEPVATFGYKPDQIKTIAEMEKTPVDQIYIGSCTNGRIEDLRVAAEVLRGKKVSPNVRAVLSPATPDIYKEALKEGLIEIFMDAGVCLTNPTCGACLGMSNGVLADGEVCASTTNRNFNGRMGKGGTVHLMSPASAAATAINGYITNSALYKG, from the coding sequence ATGGGAAAAACCATTGCCGAAAAGATTTTTGACGCCCACAAGGTAGAAAGCCCTGAAGAAGGCATCTTCGTGCTGAACCTGGATAGGGTCTTCTGCCACGAAATTACAACACCCATAGCAATCAATGACCTGGTCAGTCGTGGAAAAGACAGAGTCTTTGATCCGGAAAAAATCAAGGCCGTCATAGACCATGTGACCCCTGCAAAAGATTCTAAAACGGCAGAACAGGGAAAGATCATGAGAGACTGGGCAGCCCGCCAGGGAATCAAGGATTTCTTTGATATTGGTCAAAATGGCGTTTGCCATGCTATTTTTCCTGAAAAAGGATTTGTCCGCCCTGGGTATACGGTGATTATGGGAGATTCCCATACCTGTACTCATGGAGCCTTTGGTGCCTTTGCCGCCGGAGTTGGAACAACAGACTTGGAAGTTGGAATTCTCAAAGGTGTCTGCAGTTTTAAGACTCCTGAATCCATCAGGATCAACGTCAGCGGCTCATTGAAACAGGGAGTTTATGCTAAAGACGTCATCCTTTACATCATTGGAAAAATTGGTGTCAATGGTGCCACCAACAAGGTCATTGAATTCACCGGACCTGTAATTGATCGTTTTTCAATGGAAGAGAGAATGACCATCTGCAACATGGCCGTGGAAGCCGGAGGAACCTGCGGCATCTGTACTCCCGATATGACAACAGTAAACTACCTCTGGAAATTCATCGAGGATGATTTTGACAGCAAAGAAGCGGCTTTAAAAGACTATAGCCAATGGGCCTCCGACAGTGATGCCCATTACTCTGATGTAATTGAGCTGGATGTAACCGATCTTGAACCAGTTGCCACTTTCGGATATAAACCAGATCAAATTAAGACCATAGCCGAGATGGAAAAAACTCCGGTGGATCAGATCTACATAGGCAGTTGCACCAACGGAAGAATCGAAGACCTCAGAGTCGCTGCTGAAGTCCTAAGGGGTAAAAAAGTGTCTCCAAACGTAAGGGCTGTGCTGTCCCCGGCCACACCGGATATCTACAAAGAAGCCTTAAAAGAAGGTCTTATTGAAATATTCATGGACGCCGGCGTCTGCCTGACAAACCCGACCTGCGGTGCCTGTTTGGGTATGAGTAATGGAGTTCTTGCAGACGGAGAAGTTTGTGCATCCACAACCAACCGGAACTTTAACGGCCGCATGGGCAAGGGCGGAACTGTACACCTGATGAGCCCGGCTTCAGCTGCCGCAACCGCCATCAACGGTTATATCACAAATTCAGCACTGTACAAGGGGTGA
- a CDS encoding 3-isopropylmalate dehydratase small subunit yields MTERKEFNGKVLFLDRSDINTDEIIPAKYLTEITKEALKPNLLEDLSLDNFDPSKDLEEKRVIITRSNFGCGSSREHAPWALEVNGINLVIAEDFARIFRQNMYNCGMMAVELPAKEIESLFEDFSKEETTLTTDMEKNTFTLKSSSGKSRTLPFNISGFDRTLVEYGGWVGYADTNY; encoded by the coding sequence ATGACAGAAAGAAAAGAGTTCAATGGAAAGGTTCTATTTCTGGACCGTTCAGACATCAATACAGACGAAATCATTCCGGCGAAATACCTGACGGAAATCACAAAAGAAGCATTGAAACCCAATCTTTTGGAAGATTTGTCTTTGGACAATTTTGATCCCTCAAAAGACCTGGAGGAGAAACGCGTTATTATTACAAGAAGCAACTTTGGTTGTGGCTCCTCACGTGAACATGCTCCCTGGGCATTGGAAGTCAATGGAATAAACCTGGTGATCGCCGAAGATTTTGCCCGTATTTTCCGTCAAAACATGTACAACTGCGGAATGATGGCCGTAGAGCTACCGGCAAAAGAAATAGAGTCTCTCTTTGAAGACTTTTCAAAGGAAGAGACTACTTTGACAACCGATATGGAAAAGAATACCTTCACTTTGAAGTCATCTTCCGGAAAATCCAGGACCCTACCCTTCAATATTTCTGGATTTGATAGGACACTCGTGGAATACGGTGGCTGGGTCGGCTATGCCGACACAAACTATTAG
- a CDS encoding nucleobase:cation symporter-2 family protein — MSDATRIKVDLIFGLNDRPKAVQAFFAALQHMMAIFIGIVTPAIVISGVLGLSTAMSAYLVSMSLFVSGIATFIQCRKFGPVGSGLLSIQGTSFTFLSVCIGIGFSVKSAGGTEAQMVAAIFGTALLTSPVEMIFSRFIPFLKKIITPLVSGIVVTLIGMSLIKVGITDIGGGAWLLANKPEFFASPQNLILAAIVLITIIVFNRSANKWLRMGAIVFGLIIGYVVAAILGLVQFEKISTLSLVSLPIPFKYGFAISWAHVIPMALLFLITTVESIGDLTATSMVSGEPLEGDTYMKRISGGVLGDGINSALAAIFNSFPNTTFSQNNGVIQMTGVASRYIGFWISGLLVLFGLFPIVGGLFSIIPSSVLGGATIIMFGTVAASGIRIIASSIIDRRGVIIMSIAFGLGMGVAFVPEVLQNFPPFLQSVFGSAITTGGLTAIFLNIVLPRSYKKQSVTDPMQDMV; from the coding sequence ATGAGTGATGCAACAAGAATCAAGGTCGATTTAATCTTCGGCCTCAATGACAGACCAAAGGCGGTACAGGCTTTTTTTGCGGCCCTGCAGCACATGATGGCCATATTTATCGGGATTGTAACCCCGGCAATTGTTATCAGCGGAGTCCTGGGTCTCAGCACGGCCATGTCTGCTTACCTGGTCAGCATGTCTCTCTTCGTTTCGGGCATAGCCACTTTTATCCAGTGCCGAAAATTCGGCCCCGTAGGTTCGGGACTACTCAGCATTCAGGGGACGAGTTTCACCTTCCTTTCCGTGTGTATCGGAATTGGATTTTCTGTAAAAAGTGCCGGAGGAACCGAGGCTCAGATGGTAGCGGCTATATTCGGAACAGCGCTGCTCACCTCTCCTGTGGAGATGATTTTCAGTCGTTTCATTCCCTTTCTAAAAAAGATCATAACTCCCCTTGTCAGCGGGATTGTGGTCACACTCATTGGGATGTCTCTCATAAAGGTTGGAATCACTGATATTGGAGGCGGAGCATGGCTTTTGGCAAACAAACCCGAATTCTTCGCCAGTCCTCAAAACCTGATACTTGCAGCCATTGTTTTAATCACCATCATTGTCTTCAACAGAAGTGCCAATAAATGGCTGAGAATGGGAGCGATTGTGTTTGGTTTAATTATAGGTTATGTTGTGGCAGCCATCCTGGGACTCGTTCAATTTGAAAAGATATCGACCCTCTCCCTGGTATCTCTTCCCATCCCCTTCAAATATGGTTTTGCCATCAGCTGGGCTCATGTCATTCCCATGGCACTCCTCTTCTTGATAACAACAGTAGAATCCATTGGAGACCTGACAGCCACATCCATGGTTTCAGGCGAACCTCTGGAAGGCGATACTTATATGAAACGCATTTCCGGCGGTGTTTTGGGTGATGGTATCAATTCTGCTCTAGCCGCCATTTTCAATTCATTCCCTAATACAACTTTCAGTCAGAATAATGGGGTCATCCAAATGACAGGTGTTGCCAGCCGATATATCGGCTTCTGGATTTCAGGCCTTCTTGTTCTCTTTGGGCTTTTCCCCATTGTAGGCGGTCTTTTCTCCATCATTCCCAGCTCTGTCCTGGGCGGGGCCACCATCATCATGTTTGGTACTGTTGCCGCTTCCGGAATCAGAATCATAGCCTCCAGCATTATTGACAGGCGGGGTGTCATCATCATGTCCATAGCTTTCGGTCTTGGAATGGGAGTTGCATTTGTCCCTGAAGTTCTTCAAAACTTCCCTCCCTTCCTCCAGTCTGTGTTTGGCTCTGCCATCACAACAGGTGGACTCACGGCTATCTTCCTGAATATTGTGCTTCCCAGAAGCTACAAAAAACAATCAGTAACAGATCCCATGCAGGACATGGTCTAA
- a CDS encoding ATP-dependent zinc protease family protein — MKAMRFGSHFICIFSLALCLAGLASVSGEELSSESMVILGQIERVLIKTSGLTLDGRVDTGAELSSIHGENITRFSRNGDEWVRFNLNPDGVDRFLEMPLRSVVRIRQAGSSVIQERPVIVLSVVIGDLRVDADFTLTDRSLMTFPLLIGRNVLEGRALVDVSGIYLQSSKQ; from the coding sequence ATGAAAGCTATGAGGTTCGGCAGTCACTTTATTTGCATTTTTTCTCTTGCCCTATGTCTTGCCGGGCTTGCCTCTGTCTCAGGAGAGGAGCTCTCTTCCGAGAGTATGGTCATCCTTGGACAAATAGAGCGGGTTCTTATTAAAACTTCCGGTTTGACTCTGGATGGCCGAGTCGATACGGGAGCGGAACTCTCTTCTATTCATGGGGAAAACATCACCCGTTTTTCAAGGAACGGTGATGAATGGGTTCGGTTTAATTTGAATCCAGATGGAGTTGACCGGTTTCTTGAAATGCCTTTAAGGTCTGTTGTCAGGATTCGGCAAGCTGGTTCTTCTGTCATCCAGGAACGGCCGGTTATTGTTTTGTCAGTCGTCATTGGAGACTTAAGGGTCGATGCTGATTTTACACTGACAGACAGAAGCCTTATGACCTTTCCTCTTCTTATCGGGCGTAATGTCCTCGAAGGACGAGCCCTTGTTGATGTCAGTGGAATCTATCTTCAAAGTTCAAAACAATAA
- a CDS encoding methyl-accepting chemotaxis protein, whose amino-acid sequence MIKIKLKISILVLSSLLILGIVMGALAILEINKLGRNSIETLDRKLREDFDTLAKSQVEQALSVANMYYEQRGDFGEERARELARNAIDAMRYGDSGYIFVYDSTGLTISLPDDSIEGTNRWDLQDVDGGYIVRELIKAGMDGSGFSGYRYNRPGETVAAPKRSYTGYFKPWDWIIGTGNYVDDIDLLVDEERQKINSLIESTFLILIIVDIAVIIFAFILAWIMGSRIASPVESLSRDVEKIADGDLTVDIRVISNDETRLLSEALGNMVQRLRDTVVGITQSSGVIMQNALEVADASQRVAEGANEQASSAQEISASMEELSSNIQQNTDNSRESNLIVSKAAGDADTSGTAVEETVNSMKFISDKISIIEEIARNTNLLALNAAIEAARAGDAGRGFAVVASEVRKLAENSQNAANDITQVAAESVRKADDTLELMRSIVPSIKKSAEIAEEIFEGSNEQAKGADQINIALLQMDKVIQSNAASSDQIASMAETLKNKSVDLAKLVSFFHTGEKPSTASIEQKKGSHGTSKKTALLEVTGPSDSQYLDSEDFTEF is encoded by the coding sequence ATGATAAAGATTAAACTCAAAATAAGCATCCTCGTATTATCTTCACTATTGATTCTGGGAATTGTCATGGGAGCACTGGCAATACTGGAAATCAATAAACTAGGACGGAACAGTATTGAGACATTAGACCGAAAATTAAGAGAAGATTTTGATACATTGGCCAAGAGCCAGGTAGAACAAGCTCTCTCGGTAGCCAATATGTATTATGAGCAGAGAGGCGATTTCGGTGAAGAGAGGGCTCGGGAGTTGGCCCGAAATGCCATTGATGCCATGCGATACGGAGATAGTGGGTATATCTTTGTCTATGATTCCACAGGTCTTACCATTTCTCTTCCTGATGATAGCATCGAAGGGACAAACCGCTGGGATCTTCAGGATGTTGATGGCGGTTATATAGTACGTGAACTTATTAAAGCCGGTATGGATGGCTCTGGATTTTCCGGTTACAGATACAATCGTCCCGGGGAAACCGTAGCGGCGCCCAAACGTTCCTACACTGGGTATTTCAAGCCCTGGGACTGGATTATCGGTACCGGGAATTATGTTGATGATATCGATCTTCTTGTCGACGAAGAGCGTCAGAAGATCAATTCTCTCATTGAGTCAACTTTTTTAATTCTTATCATCGTCGACATTGCGGTGATTATATTTGCTTTTATTTTGGCCTGGATCATGGGAAGCCGCATTGCCTCCCCTGTTGAGTCTCTTTCCAGGGATGTTGAAAAAATTGCCGACGGAGACTTAACCGTCGACATTCGAGTCATCAGTAATGATGAAACGAGGTTACTTTCAGAAGCGCTGGGAAACATGGTTCAACGGTTAAGAGATACGGTTGTTGGCATAACCCAATCTTCGGGAGTCATTATGCAGAACGCCCTGGAAGTGGCAGATGCGTCTCAACGTGTCGCCGAGGGAGCCAACGAGCAGGCCTCGAGCGCCCAAGAGATTTCTGCATCTATGGAAGAACTTTCATCTAATATTCAGCAGAACACGGATAATTCCAGAGAGTCCAACCTCATTGTCTCAAAGGCTGCAGGTGATGCAGATACAAGCGGTACCGCCGTAGAAGAAACGGTGAATTCCATGAAGTTCATTTCAGATAAGATCAGTATAATCGAAGAAATCGCCAGAAATACCAATTTGCTGGCTTTAAATGCGGCAATTGAGGCAGCCAGAGCGGGTGATGCAGGCCGAGGTTTTGCCGTTGTTGCCTCAGAGGTCAGGAAGTTGGCCGAAAACAGTCAGAATGCGGCCAATGATATTACCCAGGTTGCGGCTGAATCCGTGCGTAAAGCAGACGACACCCTAGAATTGATGAGGAGTATCGTTCCATCCATTAAGAAATCGGCAGAGATTGCAGAAGAGATCTTTGAAGGCAGCAATGAACAGGCAAAGGGAGCCGATCAGATCAATATAGCACTCCTGCAGATGGATAAAGTCATTCAGTCCAATGCGGCTTCCAGTGACCAGATTGCCTCTATGGCAGAGACACTTAAGAATAAATCCGTGGATCTGGCCAAGCTCGTCAGTTTTTTTCATACTGGAGAGAAGCCTTCTACAGCCTCAATCGAACAAAAGAAAGGTTCTCATGGCACAAGCAAAAAAACAGCTCTACTGGAAGTTACGGGTCCATCAGACTCTCAATATTTAGACTCAGAAGATTTTACAGAATTCTGA
- the hpt gene encoding hypoxanthine phosphoribosyltransferase, whose protein sequence is MKYEIEVLIDEKSLADKVQELGKRIEEDYRDAQEIILVGLLRGSTIFLADLARQINLDARIDFMVVSSYGNSMNSSRDVQIKKDLEEEIRGRHVIIVEDIIDTGYTLERVRDFLALREPASLKICTLMDKPERREVKVPVDYVGFTIPDVFIIGYGIDYAQKHRNLPYIGKVIPLD, encoded by the coding sequence ATGAAATACGAAATTGAAGTGTTGATAGACGAAAAAAGTCTGGCTGATAAAGTACAAGAACTGGGAAAGAGAATAGAAGAAGACTATAGAGATGCCCAGGAAATTATACTAGTGGGCCTCCTAAGAGGGTCCACTATATTCTTGGCAGATCTGGCCCGTCAAATAAATCTGGACGCCAGAATTGATTTCATGGTTGTTTCAAGCTATGGGAATTCTATGAATTCTTCACGGGATGTACAAATCAAAAAAGACCTTGAAGAAGAGATACGCGGCCGCCATGTGATCATTGTGGAAGACATAATCGATACTGGATATACTTTGGAACGAGTCAGAGATTTTCTGGCCCTCAGAGAACCTGCCTCTCTAAAAATTTGCACCCTTATGGATAAACCAGAACGGCGGGAGGTAAAAGTCCCGGTCGATTACGTTGGTTTTACAATTCCCGATGTTTTTATCATAGGATACGGCATTGACTATGCACAAAAGCACAGGAACCTCCCCTACATCGGGAAAGTCATTCCTCTGGATTGA
- a CDS encoding GGDEF domain-containing protein, whose protein sequence is MIPVEGVDLCDPENGLFKALVHMISIFCVGITLLGILAFVLTRLWYGMAMEVLFLFGYAFILFFSHKRIRFTANILTVIYTLNAASATLIIFPRQYGFHYFLLIVPSLTWNLFRKGDIEKYFYTLFALIAFYLAEFTTGFSSLHGLTPYTRLFFGSNILLLSLVSMACMNCFTRITKQDNSRLSHMACTDPLTGLENRRFFDLTGERDFEILKRENKELSVLMIDLDHFKAVNDSYGHGAGDKVLEGVGQSLKGAFRNADKVCRYGGEEFLVLLKGTGIENGLRIAEEVRNRIQNLDFIDYPGISITASIGVSHMTPEDHCLKDITLRSDKALYYAKDAGRNCVKDDHNNSIIY, encoded by the coding sequence ATGATCCCAGTAGAGGGTGTGGATTTATGTGACCCGGAAAATGGCCTCTTCAAGGCTCTTGTCCACATGATCTCGATTTTTTGCGTTGGAATCACTCTTCTGGGAATCCTGGCATTCGTCCTCACAAGACTCTGGTACGGCATGGCAATGGAAGTTCTATTCCTGTTTGGCTATGCTTTTATACTATTTTTCAGTCATAAAAGAATCAGATTTACAGCAAATATTCTAACGGTAATATACACCCTTAATGCGGCCTCGGCCACATTGATAATCTTTCCCCGGCAATACGGGTTTCACTATTTCCTTCTGATTGTCCCCTCACTCACCTGGAATCTCTTCAGAAAAGGGGATATTGAGAAGTATTTTTATACCCTATTCGCACTGATTGCCTTCTATCTGGCAGAATTCACCACCGGCTTTTCTTCCCTCCATGGGCTCACCCCATACACCCGACTTTTCTTTGGCAGTAACATACTCCTCCTATCTCTAGTATCCATGGCCTGTATGAACTGCTTCACAAGGATTACAAAACAGGATAATTCTCGCCTGTCCCATATGGCTTGTACCGATCCTCTAACGGGTCTGGAAAACAGACGTTTCTTTGATCTTACCGGAGAAAGAGATTTTGAAATTTTAAAGAGAGAGAATAAAGAACTCAGTGTTCTTATGATAGATTTGGACCACTTCAAGGCTGTTAATGACAGCTACGGACATGGCGCAGGAGACAAGGTTCTTGAGGGCGTGGGTCAATCCTTAAAAGGGGCATTCCGAAATGCAGACAAAGTATGCCGTTACGGAGGAGAGGAATTTCTGGTTCTCTTGAAGGGGACCGGCATCGAAAACGGTCTCAGGATTGCAGAAGAAGTTAGAAATAGAATACAAAATCTGGATTTTATCGATTATCCTGGCATATCCATTACGGCCAGCATCGGAGTCTCTCATATGACCCCTGAGGATCACTGCCTGAAGGATATAACTTTGCGGTCAGATAAAGCTCTCTACTATGCTAAAGATGCAGGAAGAAACTGTGTCAAGGATGATCATAATAATTCTATTATCTATTGA
- a CDS encoding NAD(P)H-dependent oxidoreductase, protein MSVCIVLAHGDSSSLSSQVFLELNAVLESKGVEVLKQNLYKDEFDPVLPLDELKRRMSLDPLVSRYSIELGLSDRVIIIHPDWWSGPPAILKGWVDRLFRPGTAYDEVRDFPGDEAEFIPLLSGKRVDVVVLSHRDVSSESLQKFWQDDVFGWCGVVDFELHHLSGIGAKEAGEIGAWKRSLVRKLSGVS, encoded by the coding sequence ATGTCTGTTTGTATTGTTCTTGCCCATGGAGATTCATCTTCGCTTTCATCCCAGGTCTTCCTGGAATTGAATGCCGTACTTGAATCGAAGGGGGTTGAGGTCTTAAAACAAAATCTCTACAAGGATGAGTTTGACCCTGTTTTACCCTTGGATGAACTCAAAAGACGGATGTCTCTGGATCCTTTAGTTTCGCGTTACTCCATAGAGTTAGGCCTCTCAGACCGCGTCATTATCATTCATCCAGACTGGTGGTCCGGTCCTCCTGCCATTCTCAAAGGGTGGGTGGACAGGTTATTCCGTCCCGGTACAGCGTATGATGAGGTCAGGGATTTTCCAGGGGATGAAGCCGAGTTCATTCCCTTGTTGTCCGGGAAGAGGGTGGATGTTGTTGTGCTCTCTCATCGGGATGTTTCGTCTGAATCCCTGCAAAAGTTTTGGCAGGATGATGTTTTCGGTTGGTGTGGTGTTGTTGATTTTGAACTGCATCATCTCAGTGGTATCGGTGCAAAAGAAGCCGGAGAGATCGGGGCCTGGAAGAGATCTTTGGTGAGGAAGCTATCGGGAGTTTCCTGA